In Myotis daubentonii chromosome 16, mMyoDau2.1, whole genome shotgun sequence, one DNA window encodes the following:
- the OTOP2 gene encoding proton channel OTOP2 isoform X1, whose protein sequence is MSEELAAGPRESPRAPRTGPREVWKKGGRLLSVLLAVNVLLLACTLVSSGAFNKVAVYDTDVFALLTTMMLLAALWIGFYLLRTARCADAVPYRDAHAGPIWLRGGLVLFGICTLVMDVFKTGYYSSFYECQSAIKILHPLTQAVFVVIQTYFLWVSAKDCVHVHLDLTRCGLMFTLTTNLANWMAAVVDESVHQAYSHNNTSHARLAADPERVGSQAGGDCACATTVCQIFERGYFYLYPFNIEYSLFASTMLYVMWKNVGRLLASSTHGHGHGHTPSRGSLFRETFFVGPVLGLMLFLVGLAVFIIYEVQVSGDGDHTQQALVIYYSFNIACLGLMTLVSLSGLVIYRFDHRAMDHHKNPTRTLDVALLMGAALGQYAISYYSIVAVVVGMPRDTLGALNLAHALLMIAQHTFQNVFIIESLHRGPPGAEPQDAPPKEPCLTFANPDALHALPTCPPTPRSVSPGLVGPQEATAIFLAPRAHWRRRCLKDISLFLLLCNIILWVMPAFGARPHFSNKVEVDFYGYSLWAAIVNICLPFGIFYRMHAVSSLLEVYVLA, encoded by the exons ATGTCCGAGGAGCTGGCCGCCGGCCCCAGGGAAAGCCCGCGGGCGCCGCGGACGGGCCCCCGCGAGGTGTGGAAGAAGGGCGGCCGCCTGCTGTCGGTGCTGCTGGCCGTGAACGTGCTGCTCCTCGCCTGCACGCTCGTCAGCAGCGGCGCCTTCAACAAGGTGGCCGTGTACGACACCGACGTGTTCGCGCTGCTCACCACCATGATGCTGCTGGCCGCGCTCTGGATCGGCTTCTACCTGCTCCGCACCGCGCGCTGCGCCGACGCCGTGCCCTATCGGGACGCGCACGCGGGCCCCATCTGGCTCCGAG GTGGGCTGGTGCTGTTTGGGATCTGCACCCTGGTCATGGATGTCTTCAAGACAGGCTACTACTCCAGTTTCTACGAGTGCCAGTCGGCCATCAAGATTCTGcaccctctcacccaggctgtgTTTGTCGTCAtccag ACTTACTTCCTCTGGGTCTCTGCTAAGGACTGTGTTCACGTCCACCTGGATCTGACCCG GTGTGGCCTCATGTTCACACTCACCACCAACCTGGCCAACTGGATGGCGGCCGTGGTggatgaatctgtgcaccaggcctactCCCACAACAACACCAGCCACGCCCGCCTGGCTGCCGACC CAGAGCGAGTGGGCAGCCAGGCCGGAGGCGACTGCGCCTGCGCCACGACCGTCTGCCAGATCTTCGAGCGGGGCTACTTCTACCTGTACCCCTTCAACATCGAGTACAGCCTCTTCGCTTCCACCATGCTCTACGTCATGTGGAAGAACGTGGGCAGGCTGCTGGCCTCCTCCacccacggccacggccacggccacacCCCATCCCGGGGCAGCCTCTTCCGGGAGACATTCTTTGTGGGCCCCGTCCTGGGCCTGATGCTCTTCCTGGTGGGGCTGGCCGTCTTCATCATCTATGAGGTCCAAGTGAGTGGGGACGGGGACCACACCCAGCAGGCCCTGGTCATCTACTACAGCTTCAACATCGCCTGCCTGGGGCTCATGACCTTGGTCAGCCTGAGCGGCTTGGTCATCTACCGTTTTGACCACCGGGCCATGGACCACCATAAGAACCCCACACGCACCCTGGATGTGGCCCTTCTGATGGGCGCCGCCCTGGGCCAGTACGCCATCTCCTATTACTCTATCGTCGCCGTGGTGGTGGGCATGCCCAGGGACACGCTGGGGGCGCTCAACCTTGCCCACGCGCTGCTCATGATCGCCCAgcacaccttccagaatgtgttTATCATTGAGAGCCTCCACCGGGGCCCGCCGGGGGCTGAGCCCCAGGACGCCCCTCCCAAGGAACCCTGCCTTACCTTCGCCAACCCGGACGCCCTCCACGCTTTGCCaacctgcccacccacccccaggtcgGTGAGCCCCGGCCTGGTGGGCCCTCAGGAAGCCACGGCCATCTTCCTGGCCCCCCGGGCCCACTGGAGACGCCGATGCCTGAAGGacatttctctgtttcttctgctCTGCAACATCATC CTGTGGGTCATGCCCGCCTTCGGGGCCCGCCCTCACTTCAGCAACAAGGTGGAGGTGGACTTCTACGGCTACTCCCTCTGGGCCGCCATCGTCAACATCTGCCTGCCTTTCGGCATCTTCTACCGCATGCACGCCGTCTCCAGCCTGCTGGAGGTCTACGTGCTGGCCTGA
- the OTOP3 gene encoding proton channel OTOP3 — protein MPAQTSAPAEAAPVASTGAQETEAAPAKENLVDMEAEETVVPASPGQKSWLVRHFSLLLRRDRQAQKAGQLFSGLLALNVVFLGGAFICSMIFNNVAVTLGDVWILLAVLKALSLLWLLCYVAGTTRRPHAVLYRDPHAGPVWVRGSLLLFGNCTICLNVFRVGYDVSHIHCKSQLELLFPALEIIFTGLQTWVLWKHCKDCIQVQTNFTRCGLMLTLATNLLMWVLAVTNDSLHREIEAELNALMKKFSGNDTNTCLCLNVTVCEVFRKGYLMLYPFSTEYCLICCAVLFVMWKNVGRRLAPHASAHPGAPAFHLHGAIFGPLLGLLALVAGVCVFVIFQIEASGPSIARQYFTLYYAFYAAVLPTMSLACLAGTAIHGLEERELDTLKNPTRSVDVVLLMGAALGQMGISYFSIVAIVATRPHELLNRLILAYSILLILQHIAQNLFIIEGLHRRPLWEAAPGGLAEKPEAEPHRRGSLLELGQDLRRASRAYIHSYSHLNWKRRALKEISLFLILCNITLWMMPAFGIHPEFENGLEKDFYGYRTWFTIVNFGLPLGVFYRMHSVGGLVEVYLGA, from the exons ATGCCCGCCCAGACCTCAG cGCCTGCTGAGGCTGCACCAGTGGCCTCCACAGGAGCACAGGAGACCGAAGCGGCCCCGGCCAAAGAGAACCTAGTGGACATGGAGGCCGAGGAGACAGTGGTCCCCGCCTCGCCGGGCCAGAAGTCCTGGCTGGTGCGGCATTTCTCGCTGTTGCTGCGGCGGGACCGGCAGGCCCAGAAGGCCGGGCAGCTCTTCTCGGGGCTGCTGGCCCTCAACGTGGTGTTCCTGGGCGGCGCCTTCATCTGCAGCATGATCTTCAACAACGTGGCCGTCACGCTGGGCGACGTGTGGATCCTGCTGGCCGTGCTGAAGGCGCTGTCCCTGCTCTGGCTCCTCTGCTACGTGGCCGGCACCACCCGCCGGCCGCACGCGGTGCTCTACCGGGACCCTCACGCGGGACCCGTGTGGGTGCGGG GCTCCCTGCTGCTCTTTGGCAACTGCACCATCTGCCTCAATGTCTTCCGCGTGGGCTACGACGTGAGCCACATCCactgcaagtcccagctggagctCCTCTTCCCTGCCTTGGAGATCATCTTCACGGGCCTCCAG ACCTGGGTCCTCTGGAAACACTGTAAAGACTGTATTCAGGTCCAGACCAACTTCACTAG GTGTGGCCTGATGCTGACCCTGGCCACAAACCTGCTGATGTGGGTCTTGGCCGTCACCAATGACTCCTTGCACCGTGAGATCGAGGCGGAGCTCAATGCCCTCATGAAAAAGTTCTCAG gcAACGACACCAACACCTGCCTGTGCCTCAACGTCACGGTGTGCGAGGTCTTCCGGAAAGGCTACCTGATGCTCTACCCCTTCAGCACCGAGTACTGCCTCATCTGCTGCGCTGTGCTCTTCGTCATGTGGAAGAACGTGGGCCGCCGCCTGGCCCCCCACGCGAGCGCCCACCCGGGCGCCCCGGCCTTCCACCTGCACGGGGCCATCTTTGGGCCGCTGCTGGGCCTGCTGGCCCTGGTGGCCGGCGTGTGCGTCTTCGTGATCTTCCAGATTGAAGCGAGCGGCCCCTCCATCGCCCGCCAGTACTTCACCCTCTACTACGCCTTCTACGCAGCGGTGCTCCCCACCATGAGCCTGGCCTGCCTGGCGGGCACGGCCATCCACGGGCTGGAGGAGCGAGAGCTGGACACGCTCAAGAACCCCACCCGCAGCGTGGACGTGGTGCTGCTCATGGGGGCCgccctgggccagatgggcaTCTCCTACTTCTCCATCGTGGCCATCGTGGCCACCCGCCCCCACGAGCTGCTCAACCGCCTCATCCTGGCCTACTCAATCCTGCTCATCCTGCAGCACATCGCCCAGAACCTCTTCATCATCGAGGGCCTGCACCGGCGCCCGCTCTGGGAGGCGGCTCCCGGGGGCCTGGCGGAGAAGCCGGAGGCCGAGCCCCACCGCAGGGGCTCCCTGCTGGAGCTGGGCCAGGACCTGCGGCGGGCCTCCAGGGCCTACATCCACTCCTACAGCCACCTCAACTGGAAGCGGCGGGCGCTCAAGGAGATCTCGCTCTTCCTCATCCTCTGCAATATCACA ctgtgGATGATGCCTGCCTTCGGCATACACCCCGAGTTCGAGAACGGACTGGAGAAGGATTTCTACGGCTACCGCACGTGGTTCACCATCGTCAACTTCGGCCTGCCACTGGGCGTCTTCTACCGCATGCACTCTGTGGGGGGGCTGGTGGAGGTCTACCTGGGGGCCTGA
- the USH1G gene encoding pre-mRNA splicing regulator USH1G isoform X1 produces the protein MNDQYHRAARDGYLELLKEATRKELNAPDEDGMTPTLWAAYHGNLESLRLIVSRGGDPDKCDIWGNTPLHLAASNGHLHCLSFLVSFGANIWCLDNDYHTPLDMAAMKGHMECVRYLDSIAAKQSSLNPKLVGKLKDKAFREAERRIRECAKMQRKHHERMERRYRRELAERSDTLSFSSLTSSTLSRRLQHLALGSHLPYSQATLHGTNRGKTKIQRKLERRKHGGEGTFKVSEDGRKSVRSLSGLQLGSDVMFVRQGNYANPKEWGRSPLRDMFLSDEDSVSRATLAAEPAHSEVSTDSGHDSLFTRPGLGTMVFRRNYLSSGLQGLGREDAALDGAGTPRGRLQSSPSLDDDSLGSANSLQERSCGEELPWDELDLGLDEDLEPETTPLETFLASLHMEDFASLLRQEKIDLEALMLCSDLDLRSISVPLGSRKKILGAVRRRRQALERPPALEDTEL, from the exons ATGAACGACCAGTACCACCGGGCGGCCCGGGACGGCTACCTGGAGCTCCTCAAGGAGGCCACCCGGAAGGAGCTGAACGCCCCCGACGAGGATGGCATGACCCCCACGCTCTGGGCTGCTTACCACGGCAACCTGGAGTCGCTGCGCCTCATCGTGAGCCGGGG GGGCGACCCGGACAAGTGTGACATCTGGGGCAACACGCCCCTGCACCTGGCCGCTTCCAATGGCCACCTGCACTGCCTctccttcctggtgtccttcgGGGCCAACATCTGGTGCCTGGACAACGACTACCACACCCCGCTGGACATGGCCGCCATGAAGGGCCACATGGAGTGCGTGCGCTACCTGGACTCCATCGCGGCCAAGCAGAGCAGCCTCAACCCCAAGCTGGTGGGCAAGCTGAAGGACAAGGCCTTCCGCGAGGCGGAGCGGCGCATCCGCGAGTGCGCCAAGATGCAGCGAAAGCACCACGAGCGCATGGAGCGGCGCTACCGGCGCGAGCTGGCCGAGCGCTCCGACACGCTCAGCTTCTCCAGCCTCACGTCCAGCACCCTGAGCCGCCGGCTGCAGCACCTGGCGCTGGGCAGCCACCTGCCCTACTCGCAGGCCACCCTGCATGGCACCAACAGGGGCAAGACCAAGATCCAGCGGAAGCTGGAGCGGCGCAAGCACGGCGGCGAGGGCACCTTCAAGGTCTCCGAGGACGGCCGCAAGAGCGTGCGCTCGCTCTCGGGCCTGCAGCTGGGCAGCGACGTGATGTTCGTGCGCCAGGGCAACTACGCCAACCCCAAGGAGTGGGGGCGCTCCCCGCTCCGGGACATGTTCCTCTCGGACGAGGACAGCGTCTCCCGTGCCACGCTGGCGGCCGAGCCCGCCCACTCGGAGGTCAGCACCGACTCCGGCCACGACTCCTTGTTTACCCGCCCGGGCCTGGGCACCATGGTGTTCCGCAGGAACTACCTGAGCAGCGGGCTGCAGGGGCTGGGCCGGGAGGACGCGGCGCTGGACGGCGCGGGCACGCCGCGGGGCCGGCTGCAGAGCTCCCCCAGCCTGGACGACGACAGCCTGGGCAGTGCCAACAGCCTGCAGGAGCGCAGCTGCGGGGAGGAGCTGCCCTGGGACGAGCTGGACTTGGGCCTCGATGAGGACCTGGAGCCCGAGACGACCCCGCTGGAGaccttcctggcctccctgcaCATGGAGGACTTCGCCTCCCTCCTGCGGCAGGAGAAGATCGACCTGGAAGCCCTGATGCTGTGCTCAGACCTCGACCTCCGCAGCATCAGCGTCCCCCTGGGGTCCCGCAAGAAGATCCTGGGGGCCGTGCGGAGGCGGAGGCAGGCGCTGGAGCGCCCGCCGGCCCTGGAGGACACGGAGCT ATAA
- the OTOP2 gene encoding proton channel OTOP2 isoform X2 → MSEELAAGPRESPRAPRTGPREVWKKGGRLLSVLLAVNVLLLACTLVSSGAFNKVAVYDTDVFALLTTMMLLAALWIGFYLLRTARCADAVPYRDAHAGPIWLRGGLVLFGICTLVMDVFKTGYYSSFYECQSAIKILHPLTQAVFVVIQTYFLWVSAKDCVHVHLDLTRCGLMFTLTTNLANWMAAVVDESVHQAYSHNNTSHARLAADQRVGSQAGGDCACATTVCQIFERGYFYLYPFNIEYSLFASTMLYVMWKNVGRLLASSTHGHGHGHTPSRGSLFRETFFVGPVLGLMLFLVGLAVFIIYEVQVSGDGDHTQQALVIYYSFNIACLGLMTLVSLSGLVIYRFDHRAMDHHKNPTRTLDVALLMGAALGQYAISYYSIVAVVVGMPRDTLGALNLAHALLMIAQHTFQNVFIIESLHRGPPGAEPQDAPPKEPCLTFANPDALHALPTCPPTPRSVSPGLVGPQEATAIFLAPRAHWRRRCLKDISLFLLLCNIILWVMPAFGARPHFSNKVEVDFYGYSLWAAIVNICLPFGIFYRMHAVSSLLEVYVLA, encoded by the exons ATGTCCGAGGAGCTGGCCGCCGGCCCCAGGGAAAGCCCGCGGGCGCCGCGGACGGGCCCCCGCGAGGTGTGGAAGAAGGGCGGCCGCCTGCTGTCGGTGCTGCTGGCCGTGAACGTGCTGCTCCTCGCCTGCACGCTCGTCAGCAGCGGCGCCTTCAACAAGGTGGCCGTGTACGACACCGACGTGTTCGCGCTGCTCACCACCATGATGCTGCTGGCCGCGCTCTGGATCGGCTTCTACCTGCTCCGCACCGCGCGCTGCGCCGACGCCGTGCCCTATCGGGACGCGCACGCGGGCCCCATCTGGCTCCGAG GTGGGCTGGTGCTGTTTGGGATCTGCACCCTGGTCATGGATGTCTTCAAGACAGGCTACTACTCCAGTTTCTACGAGTGCCAGTCGGCCATCAAGATTCTGcaccctctcacccaggctgtgTTTGTCGTCAtccag ACTTACTTCCTCTGGGTCTCTGCTAAGGACTGTGTTCACGTCCACCTGGATCTGACCCG GTGTGGCCTCATGTTCACACTCACCACCAACCTGGCCAACTGGATGGCGGCCGTGGTggatgaatctgtgcaccaggcctactCCCACAACAACACCAGCCACGCCCGCCTGGCTGCCGACC AGCGAGTGGGCAGCCAGGCCGGAGGCGACTGCGCCTGCGCCACGACCGTCTGCCAGATCTTCGAGCGGGGCTACTTCTACCTGTACCCCTTCAACATCGAGTACAGCCTCTTCGCTTCCACCATGCTCTACGTCATGTGGAAGAACGTGGGCAGGCTGCTGGCCTCCTCCacccacggccacggccacggccacacCCCATCCCGGGGCAGCCTCTTCCGGGAGACATTCTTTGTGGGCCCCGTCCTGGGCCTGATGCTCTTCCTGGTGGGGCTGGCCGTCTTCATCATCTATGAGGTCCAAGTGAGTGGGGACGGGGACCACACCCAGCAGGCCCTGGTCATCTACTACAGCTTCAACATCGCCTGCCTGGGGCTCATGACCTTGGTCAGCCTGAGCGGCTTGGTCATCTACCGTTTTGACCACCGGGCCATGGACCACCATAAGAACCCCACACGCACCCTGGATGTGGCCCTTCTGATGGGCGCCGCCCTGGGCCAGTACGCCATCTCCTATTACTCTATCGTCGCCGTGGTGGTGGGCATGCCCAGGGACACGCTGGGGGCGCTCAACCTTGCCCACGCGCTGCTCATGATCGCCCAgcacaccttccagaatgtgttTATCATTGAGAGCCTCCACCGGGGCCCGCCGGGGGCTGAGCCCCAGGACGCCCCTCCCAAGGAACCCTGCCTTACCTTCGCCAACCCGGACGCCCTCCACGCTTTGCCaacctgcccacccacccccaggtcgGTGAGCCCCGGCCTGGTGGGCCCTCAGGAAGCCACGGCCATCTTCCTGGCCCCCCGGGCCCACTGGAGACGCCGATGCCTGAAGGacatttctctgtttcttctgctCTGCAACATCATC CTGTGGGTCATGCCCGCCTTCGGGGCCCGCCCTCACTTCAGCAACAAGGTGGAGGTGGACTTCTACGGCTACTCCCTCTGGGCCGCCATCGTCAACATCTGCCTGCCTTTCGGCATCTTCTACCGCATGCACGCCGTCTCCAGCCTGCTGGAGGTCTACGTGCTGGCCTGA
- the USH1G gene encoding pre-mRNA splicing regulator USH1G isoform X2 translates to MNDQYHRAARDGYLELLKEATRKELNAPDEDGMTPTLWAAYHGNLESLRLIVSRGGDPDKCDIWGNTPLHLAASNGHLHCLSFLVSFGANIWCLDNDYHTPLDMAAMKGHMECVRYLDSIAAKQSSLNPKLVGKLKDKAFREAERRIRECAKMQRKHHERMERRYRRELAERSDTLSFSSLTSSTLSRRLQHLALGSHLPYSQATLHGTNRGKTKIQRKLERRKHGGEGTFKVSEDGRKSVRSLSGLQLGSDVMFVRQGNYANPKEWGRSPLRDMFLSDEDSVSRATLAAEPAHSEVSTDSGHDSLFTRPGLGTMVFRRNYLSSGLQGLGREDAALDGAGTPRGRLQSSPSLDDDSLGSANSLQERSCGEELPWDELDLGLDEDLEPETTPLETFLASLHMEDFASLLRQEKIDLEALMLCSDLDLRSISVPLGSRKKILGAVRRRRQALERPPALEDTEL, encoded by the exons ATGAACGACCAGTACCACCGGGCGGCCCGGGACGGCTACCTGGAGCTCCTCAAGGAGGCCACCCGGAAGGAGCTGAACGCCCCCGACGAGGATGGCATGACCCCCACGCTCTGGGCTGCTTACCACGGCAACCTGGAGTCGCTGCGCCTCATCGTGAGCCGGGG GGGCGACCCGGACAAGTGTGACATCTGGGGCAACACGCCCCTGCACCTGGCCGCTTCCAATGGCCACCTGCACTGCCTctccttcctggtgtccttcgGGGCCAACATCTGGTGCCTGGACAACGACTACCACACCCCGCTGGACATGGCCGCCATGAAGGGCCACATGGAGTGCGTGCGCTACCTGGACTCCATCGCGGCCAAGCAGAGCAGCCTCAACCCCAAGCTGGTGGGCAAGCTGAAGGACAAGGCCTTCCGCGAGGCGGAGCGGCGCATCCGCGAGTGCGCCAAGATGCAGCGAAAGCACCACGAGCGCATGGAGCGGCGCTACCGGCGCGAGCTGGCCGAGCGCTCCGACACGCTCAGCTTCTCCAGCCTCACGTCCAGCACCCTGAGCCGCCGGCTGCAGCACCTGGCGCTGGGCAGCCACCTGCCCTACTCGCAGGCCACCCTGCATGGCACCAACAGGGGCAAGACCAAGATCCAGCGGAAGCTGGAGCGGCGCAAGCACGGCGGCGAGGGCACCTTCAAGGTCTCCGAGGACGGCCGCAAGAGCGTGCGCTCGCTCTCGGGCCTGCAGCTGGGCAGCGACGTGATGTTCGTGCGCCAGGGCAACTACGCCAACCCCAAGGAGTGGGGGCGCTCCCCGCTCCGGGACATGTTCCTCTCGGACGAGGACAGCGTCTCCCGTGCCACGCTGGCGGCCGAGCCCGCCCACTCGGAGGTCAGCACCGACTCCGGCCACGACTCCTTGTTTACCCGCCCGGGCCTGGGCACCATGGTGTTCCGCAGGAACTACCTGAGCAGCGGGCTGCAGGGGCTGGGCCGGGAGGACGCGGCGCTGGACGGCGCGGGCACGCCGCGGGGCCGGCTGCAGAGCTCCCCCAGCCTGGACGACGACAGCCTGGGCAGTGCCAACAGCCTGCAGGAGCGCAGCTGCGGGGAGGAGCTGCCCTGGGACGAGCTGGACTTGGGCCTCGATGAGGACCTGGAGCCCGAGACGACCCCGCTGGAGaccttcctggcctccctgcaCATGGAGGACTTCGCCTCCCTCCTGCGGCAGGAGAAGATCGACCTGGAAGCCCTGATGCTGTGCTCAGACCTCGACCTCCGCAGCATCAGCGTCCCCCTGGGGTCCCGCAAGAAGATCCTGGGGGCCGTGCGGAGGCGGAGGCAGGCGCTGGAGCGCCCGCCGGCCCTGGAGGACACGGAGCTGTGa